The nucleotide sequence CTCGGAAACCAAGCACAAGTGGGTGTTCAAGAAAACAGGTGCGGTGCTTCAGTTTGGCAGCCTGGACAAGTCCGGGGATGAGGAAGATTACCAGGGGCATGAATACGGCTTGATAGCATGGGATGAACTGACTCACTTCCCTATACAGCCGTATGATTACCTGCTGTCGAGAAACAGGAACATCAAGGGCGGCGTGAAGTCAAAGGTGGTTGCCGCCACAAATCCTGGCGGTAGAGGCCACAGCTGGTGCAAATCCCGGTGGAAAATCGGAGTCATGCCGCCTGAAAAGGGATGGCTGGCAGAACCCACCCCCGCACAGGCAATGGCAGGAGTCCCAACCAGGAAGCGTATGTTCATCCCTGCCAGAGTAGAGGACAATCAGATTCTAATGGATGCCGACCCTTTCTATAAAGCAAATCTCTTGGGCCTGCCTGACCAGCTAAAGCGGGCACTCTACGATGGCGACTGGGATGTATTTGCCGGTATGGCCTTTTCCGAATGGCGCAACTATCCCAACCCGGACAACAAGTTTACTCATGTTATCAAGCCCTTTGAGATACCTGCCAACTGGGAGCGCTTCACCACCCTTGACTGGGGCTACTCCAAGCCCTTCTCTGTGGGGTGGTGGGCAATAGACTTTGACGGCAGGATATACCGATACCGCGAATGGTACGGCGCATCCGAGCCTGATGTTGGCCTGAAGATGGATCCGGTTGAAGTGGCGGTAGGCATCTTGGAGCGCGAGGCAGGAGAGCCAAAGCCCCGGTGGCGAGTGGGTGACCCTGCGATATGGGCCAAGCCGCAAGTGGGCGGGCCATCTGTAGGCGAGTTCTTCCAGGGCAAGGGCATCTTCTGGCGCAAGGGCAGGAACAACCGCATCCAAGGCAAGATGCAGGTACACCACAGGCTGAAGTTTGACGAGGAAGGCTACCCCGGCCTGTATGTGTTTGATACCTGTCAGGAGTTTATTAGGACATTTCCTGAATTAATTTTAGACGATAGGAACCCGGAAGATATAGACACAACGCAGGAGGATCATAGCTTCGATGAAATGAGATATGGCTTGATGGAACGGCTTTACAAGACGGAGAGGTTTGAAAGCAGGATTCTAACCGACCTGCCTCCTGACTTGATGAAAGACTTAAACGAAGATCCGAGGGCATTGCAGCATTATCTTGAAACGCTAAAGGCGGGTGTGTAAATGGCTAAAATCATTCATTTCCCCCCAACGCTGGCAGACACTCCTTTGGCCTTTATCGGAGAGTGTCAAGGGGTAATCAAGGAGAACGATATTAAATCCATCTTGATAGCCTATAAACTTGATGACGGCTCGGTAATGACAGGTTATTTTGAGTGTGACTTTGGCACAAGGCAGGAACTTGCAGGGCATATCCAATGCGACATTATAGACCAGATGATTTTAGCAAACCCTGATAGGTATTAAAGGCGGGTGTATAGATGAAAATACCCAAACCAATAAAAGCAATCGGCAAGGCGGTGAAACGGCTAATGGGCGACGAAGAACAAATTGCAGAAGATAAGCAACTGGCGAAGCTGGAGAAGTGGAAGAAACGCCTTGACGATGCCTTAATCGAACACGGCCCCTTCCGCGACATCTGCGCCGCCAATGACGCACAGTACAACGGCAGTAAAACAGTCAAAACGCTGGCGGGCAATATGCCAATCTCCAACCGTTATAGCGACGATACCGACGTTCAGGGCACTCAAAACGCCCGCCAAGTCGTGAACGTGGTTTTTCAACTCATAGAATCGCAAATTGACATAAGCGTACCTAAGCCCACCGTCGAGCCGGTTGAAGGCAACAACGACGAGAACAAGAAGATGATTGAGGGTACACTATGCGCCATTGCGGAAGGCCCGGAGTTGGAACGCATCAACTCCGAGAACGAACGCATTGCCAAGAAGAACAGCCTGTCGGTGTTCAAAGTGCGGTACAACCCGGACTACGCGGCACACAAATACCGGGGCAGGATTGAAATACTTAACCCCCACCCGGTCAACATCATCCCACAGCCGAATGTCTACCGCATCAAGGATATGGACTATATGTTCCACATCGAATCCAACCGCACCGTAGACCAGATATGCAGGATGTACGGCGAGGAATTCCGCGACAAGTTGGAGGATGGAAGCAACGAGTACGGCTACCTAGAAGAATTATCGGAAACCAACAACGAGGCCACCTCAAACGGCTTGTTTTCCGTGGTGGAGTGCTGGTACAAAGACAAGGATAATGACGTTGGCCTGATGGCATGGGTGAATGATGAAATCCTAAAGGATATGCCAAAGTTCTTTTATCCCCGCGACGAAGCTGGCGAAATATCGGAAGATGAAACGCTGGAAGTTGAGATACCGGCACAGCCCGGCCCGGATGGCCAGCCCGGACAGCCGACAACCGAAACGGTCACAGTGAAACGCTCTATTCCTAAAAACTTCCCATTCATCGAATGGTACAATATCCCCCGCGAAAAGAAGTTTTACGGCAAGTCAGACCCGGAGATAATCAGCGACCAGCAGGAAGGCATCAAGAAGATGCTTTCTATAGAAGAAGAAAAGCACGTTAAAGGCACAACCAAGATATTCGTTCGCAAGGGCGCAGGCATCCCCGCCAAACTGGACAATGCCCTTTCCAAGATAATTGAAGTTGACGACCCCCAAGGTGATATCAAAGTAGTCGACCTCAAAAGCAACGACAAGTCGTTGATCGAAATGTACACTATCTACGTCCAAGCCGCCAAGGACGCTTTAGGCATAACAGAGGCTTCGCAGGGGCGTTCAGAGGGCGCGAGTATGTCTGGCAGGGCGATTGAACTGCTGGCGCAGAACACGGCGGGCAGGATCAGCGTCAAGGTGTTTGAGAAGCACATTGCCTATACCGAACTCTACCAGATGATATTTGAATTTATGATGGCATACATCGATGACATTCGCCCCTTCCGGCAAACGGATGCCATGAACAACCCCATCTTTGGATTCTTCGACAAATCCAAGCTGCTTAGACGCGACGATGCCGGGGAGTGGTACTATCCTGAATGGAGCATCAAGATACAGCCGGACACAGGGCTTCCCAAGGACAAGCGGTTTATCCTGGATGCCGCCAACAACTCCGGCGACCGCATGGATGAAGTTGCCTACTGGACGGTGCTTGACTCCATTGGCTTCCCCAACGCCAAGATTATGCTGGACAGGGCGAAGGCCAAAGAGCAGGCGGCACAACAGGCGGCGCAGGCAGAAGCACAGGCGGCGCAACAGCAACAGCCACAGCAAAAGCCCCCTAGTGCGTCAATCGCTTTCAAGGACTTGCCTTTAGATGGGCAGATTCAACTAGGGGCGCAGGCAGGCTTGAAGCTAGACCCCAACATACTGGCGGCTAAACTAAAAGCGGAAATGCAGGCAGGACAACCGCAGATACCGGGGCAGATGCCGACAACGTAGAACACCGAAGGGAGAATGCCGATGCAGGAAATCAGATGTGTACGGTGTAACAAACTACTGGCAAAAACAAGGGGCGCTACGGAATACATCTGCATCAAGTGCCCTAGGTGCAAGGAATTAACTGAATATAAATCAAGCTAGAGGCTCACGAAGCCCTGTTCTCCTTAACCGGAGGGCAGGGCTTTTTTGTGTTTTACAGGACTAAATTAAGGAGGTGATACCAGTGGCTGGACAACAGAAAGGCGGCTCCCAGATGGGCGTGGGCGGCAATCAGGACTACGGCAAAGCAACCGGCAAACCGGCCTCGACCGGCAAAATCAAATTCGGCAGCGACCTCCGGGATGGCGGCGGTTCCAAGAAGTAAGGCACCCAACCCGGGTGCCTTTTCTCATGCCGATTCGCGGCAAGCCTCACCCGCTTCAAAGGGTGCATATCGCTGGCGAGCGTAAACGCGGAGGTAATTTATGTTCGGATTTAAAGCAATGATGCACAGACACGGTTGTTATGTTGATACCGGCGACTTTCAAAGCGGAATGGGAGATGTCGCGACCTCCGAAGCCTCCGGTGACACGGAAGAAACAGGCGAAAGCCTAGACGATACCGCAGACGAAAGCGGCGAGGGAGATTCCCTTGATGCTGAACCCGTCGATCAGCAGAAAAAAGGCAAGCAGACACCAGAGACAGATGCCGCCTTTGCCAAACTCCGGCGCGAGGCTGACGAAGCCAAGAGAGCGCTGGCAGAAAAAGACAAAGAGATAGCGGATATGTTCGGCGCATCCCACGGCATCTACACCTGGGACGCTTACAAACAGGCGCTAAAGGCAACACACGCGCAGGAGTTAACCAACCGGCAGCAGGCGCAGATACAGAGGGCGCAGCAGGAGTACACCAACAAATTCAAGCAGCTTGAAGCGCAGGGGTACGACCCTGCTTTTTTACAGACTCTTGACCAAGCCTTCTCACAGCACCCGCGACTTCAGCACTTGGAGCAGATGAACAACCAGCTTCAGCAAGCCTTAAACGGCATGATAAGAACCACCGCAGAAAAAGAGAAAATGCAAAAAGTGATGGGCGATGTGGACAACTATTTCAAGGAGTTACAGGCAGAGTACCCGGAGTTCAAAGACCTCGATTCCTTCGCCGCCGAGGTGGGGCAGGAAGTCTGGAATAAAATCTGCGCCCAAGCCAAGAAGGGCTATACCCTGCTTGACGCTTACGAGTCAGTCAACCGTGCGGAGTTGAAAAAGAGAACTGCCGCATCAGTCAAACAAAAAACACTCAACAACATCGGCAGCAAAGCCCACCTGAAAACGGAGGGTGACGGGGCCGGTGACAGCGGCGGGGATATCCATATCCCTGCCGATACCTATGCCATGTATGCCGACATGGGGATGAACAAGAAACAAGCACAGGCGTACCATAAGAAACTTTACGGATAAGAGGTGAACCGAATGGGTTTCATCATAGAAAGCACAGTCAAAGGCAGGGGGCTTACCACAGAGGAATGCATTGCCGCCGGAGCCACCCTTGCGGCGGGTGAGTTAATCGCCCTCACCGCAGGCGCAGGGCTTGAAACAGCCACACTATGCGGCGAAACTGCCGTCCCCCACGGGATTGTAGTCAAAGGCGGCATAGTCGGCGCTACCTGCACATTTGTACGGATTCTGCCCGGCGACATCCTGAAGGCAAAAGCAACCGCCGCAGACGGCACAACCGCCATGTCTGCCGCAGAAGTGACCGCCTGCATTGCCCTTGTGGGTTCGCAGGCATTGCAGAGCAGCGCGACCGGCCTGACATTCGATGGCGTTACCGCAAGCGGCAGCGGCAAGTTGGAACTGGTTTCCTTTGATTCCAGCAACAACGATGCCAGGGTGAGGATTCCAATAGTTAGTTAATCGGCTTTAAAAGGAGATGAAAAAGAATGTTCTCAATTGAAAGCACATATGACGGGCGAGGCCTGTTTACAGAAGATTGCATAGTTGGCGCATCCACAGTGACTACCGGCGAACTCGTTGCCCTGACAGCGGGCGCAGGCTATCCCACCGCCACACTCTCCGGGGCAACCACCGTACCGCACGGCATCATCGTGAAGGGGAACACTACCGGCGAGAAGGCTACCTTTATTCGCATTCTGCCGGGAGATATCCTGGTATCCCCCGCGACTGCCGCCGATGGTACAACCGCCCTATCAGCGGGGCAGATAACGTCTGCAATATCCCTTGTCGGCAACCAGGCACTACGCATTAGCGCGACCGGCCTGACTCTCGATGCTGTTAACACTTCCGGGGGCAAGTTGGAACTGGTTGGCTTCGACTCGACTACCCTGAAGGCAAAAACACGGTTTGTAATCGTAAGCTAAATATTCCTAAAGGAGATGAATAAACAATGATTGTAACCAGTACAGTTGGCAAGATAGATGCCGCCATTGGGCGCTTTGAAGGCCCCTTGATGGCTTACATGGAAAAAGAGGAAGGCGACTTCGCCAAGACTTCGCTGAAGAAAGTCCTCTTTAACGTCAAGACTTCCAAGCACTACAGCGAGTCTGTAGCGGGCATGACAGGCATTAGCGACTTCGTAGCAACCAACGGCCCTGTGCCGTATGACGAAGGCCCGGAGGAAGGCTATACCAAGACCTTCACCCACCAGGTATTCAAAAAGGGTATTGAAATCGACAGGGAAACAATCGACGATGCCCGCCTGCTCGATATGGAGAATCAATCCGGCAACCTCATCGATGCCTACAACCGCACGATGGAGAAGTTCGTTCATGCGCCGTTTAACTACGCTGACGATACCACCTTCACCCTGGCGGGCAAGTCCTTCACCTGTGTTGGTGCAGATACGCTGGCGTTGGGTTCACACGCCCACACTTCGCACACAGGCAAAGGGGAAGCGACACAGGATAATCTTCTGCATGGGGCGTTAACCGTTGCTAACTTGAAAATTGCAGAAGAAATGATGAATGACTTTACGACTGACATCGGGGAGAAAGCCAACCTGTTTGGCGATACGCTTCTCGTTCCGTACTCCCTGCGAAATGATGCCTGGGAGATAGTTCAATCTGTGGGTAAAATTAACAGCGGTGACAATAACGCCAACCCCTACTACAATAAGTTCAACGTTATTGTATCCAGGTGGTTAACCGATACAGATGCCTGGTTCCTGATTGACTCCGCATACATGAAGAAGTGCCTTTTCTGGATCGACAGGGCTCCCCTGGAAATCAAGTCAGATAAAGATTTTAACACAGACGGCTGGAAAATTAAGGGATATAGCAGATCCAGTTCTGGATTTACAGATTTTCGGTGGTGTGTGGTAAATATTCCAGCATAAATCCCCTAAGTATGGTATAATATAGGCATGGGATAGGGTCGCTCCCGAAAAGCTGTTTCCTGACAGCCTGCCCATACTAAAATTATCAGGAAGCACTACAGGAGGTGTTTTTATTATGCCAAATATCCCAACACGCACTTGCACTAAATGCAAACAGGAATTGCCAGCAACCGAAGAATATTTCAGTAAACACAAGGGTTGTAAGTATGGCTTAAACTCTGTATGCAAGAAGTGTATGGCATCTGCGGCGAGAGATTACCATTGGCAGAATCATGAAGAAGTTCTTGCTAAGCAGCGAGCATACAGCAAGGAAAATCAGAAGATGTTGTCCATTAATAAAAATAAATGGGTGGCAGAAAACAGGGATAGGGTACTGGCTATTCATAGGCGATGGCGAGAAAGAAACCCACACAAAGACAGGGAATACTACCTTGAAAATAGGGATGTGCTTCTCGCTAAACAGAAAAAGAGTCGGATCGCGAATCCGCTTAAACACAAAGAGTCAATCAAAAAAGCCTACATGAAAAACAGAGAACATTACCTGCAATATCAAAGAGAGTACCAAACCAACAACAAAGACAAATGCAGGGAATGGAGCATTATCAAAAGGCACAAGCGGCGTTCCCTAGAAAAATCCCTCCCCTTCACATTAACCGTTGAAGAATGGGGTATGTGCAAAGACTTCTTTAGCCACTCCTGCGCTTACTGCGGGAAGGAATCAAAGCGGTTACACAGGGAACACGTTATCTCTGTTTATAATGGCGGCGGGTTTACTCGTGAGAATATCATCCCTGCCTGTAGATCCTGCAATTCCAGCAAGAACTCCACCGACATGGAAACATGGTACAGGAAACAACCTTTCTTCACAGAGGAAAGGCTGAACAAAATAAAACAATGGCAAGGCACCTCCTAGCGAGGTGCTTTTACTTTTACTTTGGAGGTGAAGGGCTTTGACATTGCATACTTCGGATTCAACCGGGGCGCAAGTAGAGGTGCTAACCACATCAAGCATGTTGCTCGGCCCCGGCAAGACATTTTACGTTGACAGCGTACACGGCGGCGCATCATATGACGGCCTGTCATGGGCAACCGCCCTGACCACGATTGACCTCGCGATTAACAAGTGTACCGCAAGTCACGGTGATAACATCCTGGTTGCGCCCTACCATGCGGAAACATTGGTGGATGCTGCCGGTTTGGTTTGCGACACAGCAGGCATCAACATCATTGGTATCGGCAGGGGTGCGGCTATCCCGACTATCACACTTGGTACTGCTACAGCGGCGACCATTACCGTTACTGCGGCTGATGTCAGTTTCTACAACATCAAGGTTATTGCCGCTTTGGCTAATATAGCGGCAGGCATTACCGCCTCCGCTGCCGGTACGGGCCTGACGGTTGAAAACTGCTGGTTCTGCGATAGTGCGATAGACAAAGAATTGGTTATCGGCAT is from Pseudomonadota bacterium and encodes:
- a CDS encoding HNH endonuclease, whose protein sequence is MASAARDYHWQNHEEVLAKQRAYSKENQKMLSINKNKWVAENRDRVLAIHRRWRERNPHKDREYYLENRDVLLAKQKKSRIANPLKHKESIKKAYMKNREHYLQYQREYQTNNKDKCREWSIIKRHKRRSLEKSLPFTLTVEEWGMCKDFFSHSCAYCGKESKRLHREHVISVYNGGGFTRENIIPACRSCNSSKNSTDMETWYRKQPFFTEERLNKIKQWQGTS
- a CDS encoding Com family DNA-binding transcriptional regulator, with the translated sequence MQEIRCVRCNKLLAKTRGATEYICIKCPRCKELTEYKSS
- a CDS encoding terminase family protein, with translation MATKKPTREWVAQPRQQRFLWEVVDPEGADEILYGGAAGGGKTDALLIACILYCQQFGVNSLFLRKTFPQLEGKPIPRSKELISKAAATYSETKHKWVFKKTGAVLQFGSLDKSGDEEDYQGHEYGLIAWDELTHFPIQPYDYLLSRNRNIKGGVKSKVVAATNPGGRGHSWCKSRWKIGVMPPEKGWLAEPTPAQAMAGVPTRKRMFIPARVEDNQILMDADPFYKANLLGLPDQLKRALYDGDWDVFAGMAFSEWRNYPNPDNKFTHVIKPFEIPANWERFTTLDWGYSKPFSVGWWAIDFDGRIYRYREWYGASEPDVGLKMDPVEVAVGILEREAGEPKPRWRVGDPAIWAKPQVGGPSVGEFFQGKGIFWRKGRNNRIQGKMQVHHRLKFDEEGYPGLYVFDTCQEFIRTFPELILDDRNPEDIDTTQEDHSFDEMRYGLMERLYKTERFESRILTDLPPDLMKDLNEDPRALQHYLETLKAGV
- a CDS encoding Mu-like prophage major head subunit gpT family protein, with the protein product MIVTSTVGKIDAAIGRFEGPLMAYMEKEEGDFAKTSLKKVLFNVKTSKHYSESVAGMTGISDFVATNGPVPYDEGPEEGYTKTFTHQVFKKGIEIDRETIDDARLLDMENQSGNLIDAYNRTMEKFVHAPFNYADDTTFTLAGKSFTCVGADTLALGSHAHTSHTGKGEATQDNLLHGALTVANLKIAEEMMNDFTTDIGEKANLFGDTLLVPYSLRNDAWEIVQSVGKINSGDNNANPYYNKFNVIVSRWLTDTDAWFLIDSAYMKKCLFWIDRAPLEIKSDKDFNTDGWKIKGYSRSSSGFTDFRWCVVNIPA